One window of the Corvus moneduloides isolate bCorMon1 chromosome 10, bCorMon1.pri, whole genome shotgun sequence genome contains the following:
- the RNF168 gene encoding E3 ubiquitin-protein ligase RNF168: MSTKSKAPLSLSDCLCQICMEIFVEPVTLPCSHTLCNSCFQMTVEKASLCCPFCRRRVSSWARYNTRRNTLINWELWEKIQKNYPEACERRINGQDLDEEICVPKPQHQLSKPGELRQEYEAEISKVEAERRAHEQEENKASEEYIQRLLAEEEEEHRLAEERRKEMEKQLKQDEELAWQLSNSLNEDSEGHVLGSPSPAHSLSLQTSPLNSGKAKNKPSNSGDIQKYLSPKNYGMLGSASFSSTTGGGRSNSVSAETTSNEGSSSAVLQDEQEEMPTLSPQLTSVNKDSGAKDSFLESCMNYFSASASGETATVKQEKTPGPSSLEDGVPDALHGTIEGEGARTVLSTSKEDDGIESDSGNLTHVQRINLEKSDETCTSVELGMNCVMSDSQTALHDLGKEAGHSDVDTPERPQNSKEVPKRKLLEAPADVTIDLGILDKRRRTFSESVEDQGEQMSDFNLQTQRAFEQQFYERRRQEEQDRLLALQLQKELNKEERTLNRQKGSPDEYLLRTKPPLSVKDSPARKGSSKVAKDSKGSKTQAETNHHKTRKGSCNENWQSPARVRVKSPSVKEGKVLNCVVNTSDTNDICSLPKNKQKTILQMFKSPVAE; the protein is encoded by the exons ATGTCGACGAAATCCAAGGCCCCGCTTTCCTTGTCCGACTGCCTCTGCCAGATTTGCATGGAGATCTTTGTGGAGCCTGTCACGCTGCCATGCAGCCATACCCTCTGTAATTCCTGCTTCCAGATGACAGTGGAAAAGGCCAGTCTTTGTTGCCCCTTTTGTAGGCGTCGAGTCTCTTCCTGGGCACGGTACAATACCCGCAGAAATACTCTTATCaactgggagctctgggagaaGATTCAGAAGAATTACCCGGAGGCGTGCGAGCGGAGGATTAATGGGCAGGATTTGGATGAGGAGA TCTGTGTCCCCAAGCCACAGCACCAGCTGAGCAAGCCTGGGGAGCTGAGGCAGGAATATGAAGCAGAGATTAGTAAG GTGGAGGCAGAAAGGCGAGCACACGAACAGGAGGAGAACAAGGCGAGTGAGGAGTACATCCAGcggctgctggcagaggaggaggaggagcacaGGTTGGCAGAAGAGAGACggaaggagatggaaaagcagctgaagcaaGATGAAGAGCTGGCCTGGCAGCTCAGTAACAGTCTG AATGAGGATTCTGAGGGACACGTGCTCGGCAGCCCGTCACCAGCACACAGCCTCTCCCTTCAGACATCCCCACTGAACTCGGGCAAGGCAAAGAACAAACCAAGCAACTCTGGAGACATTCAGAA gtATCTGTCTCCAAAGAATTATGGTATGTTGGGATCAGCATCGTTCTCTAGTACcacaggaggaggcaggagcaaCTCTGTCTCTGCG GAGACCACCAGCAATGaaggcagcagttctgctgtgctgcaggatgagCAAGAGGAAATGCCAACCCTGTCTCCACAGCTGACCAGTGTAAATAAAGATTCCGGTGCTAAGGATTCATTTTTGGAATCATGCATGAACTATTTCAGTGCCTCAGCTTCAGGTGAAACTGCCACTGtcaagcaggaaaaaacaccaGGACCAAGTAGTTTAGAAGATGGAGTTCCAGATGCACTTCATGGGACCATAGAAGGGGAAGGGGCTAGAACAGTTCTTTCTACATCCAAAGAAGATGATGGAATTGAGTCAGACAGTGGCAATTTAACACATGTCCAAAGGATAAACCTTGAAAAGTCTGATGAAACTTGTACCTCTGTTGAGTTAGGGATGAATTGTGTGATGTCTGACAGCCAGACTGCATTGCATGATCTGGGGAAAGAGGCTGGACACTCAGATGTAGACACACCAGAGAGGCCACAAAACTCTAAGGAGGTTCCCAAAAGGAAGTTACTGGAGGCCCCAGCTGATGTCACGATTGACTTGGGCATTCTTGATAAGAGGAGAAGAACCTTTTCAGAAAGTGTAGAAGACCAAGGAGAGCAGATGAGTGATTTTAACTTGCAAACACAAAGAGCCTTTGAGCAGCAGTTCTATGAAAGGcgcaggcaggaggagcaggacaggcttctggctctgcagctACAGAAGGAACTCAACAAGGAGGAAAGGACACTTAACCGACAGAAGGGCTCTCCAGATGAGTATCTTCTTCGCACCAAGCCACCTCTGTCTGTGAAAGACTCTCCTGCCAGAAAAGGAAGTTCCAAGGTGGCAAAAGACTCAAAGGGATCAAAAACACAGGCTGAAACCAATCACCACAAGACTCGGAAAGGTTCCTGCAATGAAAACTGGCAATCCCCTGCCAGGGTCCGGGTGAAATCCCCCAGCGTCAAGGAAGGAAAGGTTTTGAATTGTGTGGTTAATACCAGTGACACAAATGATATTTGTTCACTGCCTAAGAACAAGCAAAAGACAATCCTGCAGATGTTTAAAAGCCCTGTCGCAGAGTAG
- the FBXO45 gene encoding F-box/SPRY domain-containing protein 1, producing MAAGPGPGPGPGAAAASWGGPGWRLPGRVLELVFSYLELRELRSCALVCKLWHRVLHGDENSEVWRSLAARCLAEEALRTDILCNVPTYKGKVRAFHHAFSTNDCSRNVYIKKNGFTLHRNPIAQSTDGARTKIGFSEGRHAWEVWWEGPLGTVAVIGIATKRAAMQCQGYVALLGSDDQSWGWNLVDNNLLHNGEVNGSFPQCNNAPKYQIGERIRVILDMEDKTLAFERGYEFLGVAFRGLPKVCLYPAVSAVYGNTEVTLVYLGKPLDG from the exons ATGGCGGCGGGGCCtggccccgggcccggccccggggcggccgcggcgtCGTGGGGAGGGCCGGGCTGGCGGTTGCCGGGGagggtgctggagctggtgttCTCGTACCTggagctgcgggagctgcgGAGCTGCGCGCTGGTCTGCAAGCTGTGGCACCGCGTCCTGCACGGCGACGAGAACAGCGAGGTGTGGCGCAGCCTGGCCGCCCGCTGCCTGGCCGAGGAGGCCCTGCGCACCGACATCCTCTGCAACGTGCCCACCTACAAGGGCAAG GTCCGTGCCTTCCACCACGCGTTCAGCACCAACGACTGCTCGAGGAACGTCTACATCAAGAAGAACGGCTTCACGCTGCACCGCAACCCCATCGCGCAGAGCACGGACGGGGCGCGCACCAAGATCGGCTTCAGCGAGGGCCGGCACGCCTGGGAGGTGTGGTGGGAGGGCCCGCTGGGCACCGTGGCCGTCATCGGCATCGCCACGAAGCGCGCGGCCATGCAGTGCCAGGGCTACGTGGCCCTGCTGGGCAGCGACGACCAGAGTTGGGGCTGGAACCTGGTGGACAATAACTTGCTGCATAACGGGGAGGTGAACGGCAGCTTCCCCCAGTGCAATAACGCGCCCAAATACCAG ATAGGTGAAAGGATTCGAGTTATCCTGGACATGGAAGACAAAACATTAGCGTTTGAGAGGGGCTATGAGTTCTTGGGAGTTGCCTTCAGAGGACTGCCAAAAGTTTGCCTGTATCCAGCAGTGTCTGCTGTGTATGGTAACACAGAAGTGACTTTGGTCTACCTGGGAAAGCCTCTGGATGGATGA
- the CEP19 gene encoding centrosomal protein of 19 kDa: MATAQGGGAGPREEQEEEEEKGEEVVFCAARGLPESVAIVKDSDGATAGTTMTFSAQKCGVCFQPPSIILIYKDNSQDKTRQRIMPIRNFSKFSDCSRAAEELKNNPRHKAYLEGVSLRQLQKLYSLLRGHLKGQSLAESLQKFQQEETIDPEEDMNKLDDKELAKRKSIMDELFEKNRKKKDDPDFVYNVEVEFPQDEQLESCGWDIESDEEI; this comes from the exons ATGGCAACCGCCCAGGGAGGCGGGGCCGGCCcgagggaggagcaggaggaggaggaggaaaaaggggaagaagtgGTTTTCTGCGCTGCCCGAG gtCTTCCAGAGAGCGTTGCCATTGTTAAGGACTCTGATGGAGCCACAGCTGGCACCACAATGACTTTCAGCGCTCAGAAGTGTGGGGTCTGCTTCCAGCCCCCATCCATCATCCTCATCTACAAAGATAACAGCCAGGATAAGACTCGCCAGCGCATCATGCCCATCAGGAATTTCTCCAAGTTCTCAG ACTGCAGCAGGGCTGCCGAGGAGCTGAAGAACAACCCTCGGCACAAGGCCTACCTGGAAGGGGTCTCGCTGCGTCAGCTCCAGAAGCTCTACAGTTTGCTGAGAGGTCATTTGAAAGGACAGAGCCTGGCTGAGAGCTTGCAAAAGTTTCAGCAGGAAGAGACCATTGACCCAGAGGAGGATATGAACAAACTGGATGACAAGGAACTAGCCAAAAGGAAGAGCATCATGGATGAGCTCTTCgaaaagaacaggaagaagaaGGATGACCCCGACTTCGTTTACAACGTTGAGGTGGAGTTCCCACAGGATGAGCAGCTGGAGTCCTGTGGCTGGGACATTGAGTCAGATGAAGAAATCTGA
- the WDR53 gene encoding WD repeat-containing protein 53 codes for MAVKWSGGHSSSVLCLNVSAEGLVASGAERGELALWDGGGSPVAQLRLPQAEDVTSVVFSARRPSTLYTSHGETISVLDVRSLQEPLERFHVNEEEINCLSVSDTDSFLAAADDSGAIKVLDLESKKVSRSLRHSNICSSVAFRPQRPQSLVSCGLDMQVMLWNLQKARPLWTTNLQECDMEEESPQSAGQLFNPPLAHSLSVASCGNIFGCGAQDGKVRIFRVTGVRFERELDFQAHSLGVSQVLFMPEAYWLLSGGNDGKVLLWDVSSSVGKQQKSPAKSLHRRKAQAAASSGKDGKLSKVASNEHPGVVPKLTIEHGEKVNWLSCAEIKGSRRVLVADQTSSVSAYPLPEP; via the exons ATGGCAGTCAAGTGGAGTGGTGGACATTCCTCCTCTGTACTGTGCCTGAACGTGAGCGCAGAAGGGCTGGTGGCCTccggcgcggagcggggcgAGCTGGCGCTCTGGGATGGGGGAGGCTCGCCGGTGGCTCAGCTGCGGCTCCCGCAGGCGGAGGACGTGACCTCGGTGGTGTTCTCCGCCCGGCGCCCCAGCACGCTGTACACATCCCACGGAGAAACCATCAGCGTGCTGGATGTCCGCTCCCTCCAGGAGCCCCTGGAGCGCTTCCACGTGAACGAGGAGGAGATCAACTGCCTCTCAGTGAGCGACACCGACAGCTTCCTGGCCGCGGCAGATGACTCGGGGGCGATAAAGGTTTTGGACTTGGAAAGCAAGAAAGTCAGCCGGTCCTTGAGGCACTCCAACATCTGCTCGTCTGTTGCCTTCCGACCTCAGCGGCCTCAAAGCCTGGTTTCCTGTGGACTGGACATGCAG gtgaTGCTGTGGAACCTGCAGAAAGCTCGCCCCTTGTGGACCACAAACCTGCAGGAGTGTGACATGGAGGAAGAGAGCCCGCAGTCAGCCGGGCAGCTCTTCAACCCGCCGCTCGCACATTCCCTGTCCGTCGCCTCCTGTGGCAACATCTTCGGCTGCGGAGCTCAAGACGGTAAAGTCAGAATATTCCGAGTCACTGGTGTCAGGTTTGAACGTGAGCTGGACTTCCAGGCTCACAGCTTGGGAGTCTCACAGGTGCTCTTTATGCCAGAGGCATACTGGTTGTTGTCTGGAGGAAACGACGGGAAAGTCTTGCTCTGGGATGTCAGCAGCAGCGTcggaaagcagcagaaaagtcCAGCAAAGTCTCTGCACAGGAGGAAGGCCcaagcagctgcttccagcGGAAAAGATGGGAAGCTCAGCAAAGTGGCCTCAAATGAACACCCTGGAGTTGTGCCAAAGCTCACCATTGAGCACGGAGAGAAGGTGAACTGGCTCTCGTGTGCAGAGATCAAAGGCTCCAGGAGAGTGTTGGTTGCTGACCAGACCAGCTCTGTATCAGCCTATCCATTGCCAGAACCTTAA
- the NRROS gene encoding transforming growth factor beta activator LRRC33, with product MEAPLPGLSLLLLLLAVGWGSRMDAAWAPSPGSCELVQSIMDCTGRWLNSIPGNLRGDTEELFLDDNTIQVLGNASLLLYPQLWLLSLTRNRLELIEPGALLSSQGLQVLSLTDNLLFTNYSLTAAALSTLPALRTLDLAGNQLTEDMVSVLVSNLSSLESLSVARNIIMRLDSSIFTNLTQLLELNLEKNYIFEIDNAFEGLQRLQKLNIAYNYLPCLVGFGLTQLRVLNISNNIIEWFLTLESDDLFELEVLDLSHNRLLFFPVLPRQSKLHSLLLQDNRMSFYQRLPNGTSLANVTVQFLIIDGNSTNITTVRLWDDLCHSNLSSLHLLDMSQNQVWGLPDDFLAQMPSLTHLKLNQNCMEAFHLSEEDPLAMLTELDLSQNQLVELGVKVGTGDILPNLQLFNLSTNRLQALPPGIFTRTRKITTLDLSRNRVALCPQPGEAESPPCVDIRGVETLTHLSLAGCGLQGLGGRPFQGTSLMHLDLSDNRQALSGDWAWLQDLVLTLQVLSLRNTSLSSTTMDFSALNNLVCLDLSGNSLAAFPSSLGTLRLRSLDLRDNCLPALPPDVAQVPLGRSLRELYLSRNPYNCCTLGWWDALQQAEGLHVPDGREVTCSHGSRALSPGALPEPVLQSCRWQTADLALLYLVLALPTCLTLLVAFVVIFLMLKEKLLKMVKTRCGVSSPY from the exons ATGGAGGCCCCGCTCCCTGGTCTCTCCCTGCTTCTTCTCCTCctggcagtgggatggggaagcagGATGGATGCAGCCTGGGCACCAtctcctgggagctgtgagcTC GTGCAGAGCATCATGGACTGCACTGGGAGATGGCTGAATTCCATCCCAGGAAACCTTCGAGGCGATACTGAGGAGCTGTTTCTTGATGACAACACTATCCAGGTCCTGGGCAATGCCTCTCTGCTCCTGTACCCTCAGCTCTGGCTTCTCAGCTTGACCAGGAACCGGCTGGAACTCATTGAGCCCGGTGCCCTCCTCAGCAGCCAAGGCCTGCAGGTGCTCTCCTTGACAGACAACCTGCTCTTCACCAACTACTCGCTGACAGCAGCCGCTCTTTCTACTCTGCCCGCCTTGAGGACACTGGATCTGGCTGGAAACCAGCTCACCGAGGACATGGTGTCGGTTTTAGTCTCGAACCTTTCTTCCTTGGAGTCCCTGTCTGTGGCCAGGAACATCATCATGAGGCTGGACTCGTCCATCTTCACAAACCTgacacagctgctggagctgaacCTGGAGAAGAACTACATCTTCGAGATTGACAATGCTTTTGAagggctgcagaggctgcagaagcTCAACATAGCTTACAACTACCTCCCATGTCTGGTGGGGTTCGGCCTGACCCAGCTCAGGGTACTCAACATCAGCAACAACATCATTGAGTGGTTCCTGACGCTGGAAAGTGATGACCTCTTtgagctggaggtgctggacCTGTCCCACAACCGCCTCCTGttcttccctgtgctgccccGGCAGAGTAAGCTGCActccttgctgctgcaggacaaCAGGATGAGCTTCTACCAGCGCCTCCCCAACGGCACCTCCCTGGCCAACGTCACCGTGCAGTTCCTCATCATCGATGGCAACTCCACCAACATCACGACGGTCAGGCTCTGGGATGACCTCTGCCACAGCAACCTCTCCTCCTTGCACCTCCTGGACATGAGCCAGAACCAGGTCTGGGGCCTGCCAGATGATTTCCTGGCCCAGATGCCGTCCCTGACCCACCTGAAGCTCAACCAGAACTGCATGGAGGCATTTCACCTGTCAGAGGAGGACCCCTTGGCCATGCTGACAGAGCTGGACCTCAGCCAGAACCAGCTGGTAGAGCTGGGGGTGAAggtgggcactggggacatCCTGCCCAACCTGCAGCTCTTCAACCTCAGCACCAACAGGCTGCAGGCGCTTCCTCCCGGGATTTTCACCCGCACCAGGAAGATCACTACCCTGGACCTCAGCCGCAACCGGGTtgccctctgtccccagccaggTGAGGCTGAGAGTCCCCCCTGCGTGGACATCAGGGGTGTGGAGACCTTGACCCATCTCTCCTTGGCCGGCTGTGGTCTGCAGGGGCTGGGCGGCCGCCCCTTCCAGGGGACATCGCTGATGCATCTGGACCTCTCTGACAACCGCCAGGCGCTGTCTGGGGACTGGGCGTGGCTGCAGGACCTCGTTCTGACACTGCAGGTGCTCTCTCTGAGGAACACCAGCCTCTCTTCCACCACCATGGACTTCTCTGCCCTGAACAACCTCGTGTGCTTGGACCTTTCAGGGAATTCCTTGGCTGCGTTTCCCAGCTCGCTGGGCACCCTGAGGCTGCGGAGCCTGGACCTGCGGGACAACTGCCTCCCGGCGCTGCCACCGGACGTGGCGCAGGTGCCTCTGGGGAGGAGCCTGCGGGAGCTCTACCTTAGCCGAAACCCCTACAACTGCTGCACGCTGGGCTGGTGGGACGCCCTGCAGCAGGCGGAGGGCCTGCACGTCCCCGACGGGCGGGAGGTGACCTGCAGCCACGGCTCCCGCGCGCTGAGCCCCGGCGCGCTGCCCGAGcctgtcctgcagagctgccgCTGGCAGACGGCCGACCTGGCGCTGCTCTACCTGGTGTTGGCTCTGCCCACCTGCCTGACACTCCTGGTGGCCTTCGTTGTCATCTTCCTCATGCTcaaggagaagctgctgaaaaTGGTGAAAACCCGGTGTGGGGTGTCCAGCCCTTACTGa